From Aspergillus fumigatus Af293 chromosome 5, whole genome shotgun sequence, a single genomic window includes:
- a CDS encoding zinc-finger domain-containing protein, producing MLSCARSRVAAFSTAWTPRFVARASYSTTMPRLTENRMQANDPTSRTPEPNVSATNATPTDSQGVWDAPLREEPEAGERNRQLQAPNRATTWAASQQPREKAMTGPRFEQTIMELQPQPMAAIELIHKQPVRWTNKRIVSCDGGGGPLGHPRIFINTDKPEIATCGYCGLPFAHEQHRAYLKSLPATSYPLEPTGDATEANETQRVTDGAFEQR from the exons ATGCTGTCCTGTGCTCGAAGCCGCGTCGCGGCCTTCTCCACGGCGTGGACTCCCCGCTTCGTCGCCCGGGCCAGCTATTCGACAACCATGCCTCGCCTGACAGAGAACCGCATGCAAGCCAATGACCCGACCTCGCGAACCCCCGAGCCCAATGTCTCTGCCACCAATGCTACCCCTACCGACTCACAGGGTGTATGGGATGCTCCTCTGCGCGAGGAGCCCGAGGCCGGCGAGCGTAACCGCCAGCTTCAGGCCCCCAACCGTGCCACTACATGGGCCGCTAGCCAGCAGCCTCGGGAAAAGGCTATGACCGGTCCTCGTTTCGAGCAGACCATCATGGAGCTTCAG CCTCAACCCATGGCCGCCATCGAACTTATTCACAAGCAGCCCGTGCGCTGGACCAACAAGAGAATCGTCAGCTGTGACGGAGGCGGCGGCCCATTGGGTCACCCCCGTATCTTCATCAACACTGACAAGCCCGAGATCGCCACCTGCGGCTACTGCGGTCTTCCTTTC GCCCACGAGCAGCACCGTGCTTATCTCAAATCTCTCCCCGCTACCAGCTACCCCCTCGAACCGACCGGTGATGCCACCGAGGCGAACGAGACGCAACGTGTTACCGATGGTGCATTCGAGCAGCGGTAG
- a CDS encoding YjbQ family protein, which yields MSWFQKTFTLPPRSRGSYLITDEVLSQLPEIRNYKVGMLNLFVQHTSCALSLNENWDEDVRADMSDALDRIVPTDRKGNLYRHSAEGEDDMPAHIKSALVGASVNIPITNGRLATGTWQGIWYLEFRTSRHTRKVVATIQGEKA from the exons ATGTCCTGGTTCCAGAAAACCTTCACCCTCCCCCCTCGCTCCCGCGGCTCCTACCTCATAACCGACGAAGTCCTCTCCCAACTTCCCGAAATCCGCAACTACAAAGTGGGCATGCTCAACCTCTTTGTCCAGCACACCAGCTGCGCGCTCTCGCTGAATGAGAACTGGGACGAGGATGTGCGTGCCGATATGAGCGATGCGTTGGATAGGATTGTGCCGACTGACCGCAAGGGGAATCTCTATCGGCATtcggcggagggggaggatgatATGCCG GCTCATATCAAGTCCGCTCTTGTGGGGGCGTCGGTCAATATTCCCATCACGAATGGGCGGTTGGCCACTGGTACGTGGCAGGGGATTTGGTATTTGGAGTTTCGGACGAGTCGGCACACGCGCAAGGTTGTTGCGACGATTCAGGGTGAGAAGGCGTGA
- a CDS encoding GFA family protein, with the protein MPAKGLSIPKPNVSSASSERPMESEEWKRRPPYLIQSPEEFGPVKWQAKCQCGQVTYKISREKPLKAKYCHCRGCQVMHGAPFQWAAIFHKSDLTFDRGAHGLSFYSSAHSTREYEVPTKVSCSFCRTPIMDEGRNVCLIFPEAIVAGDSDKERQGWREAFAPDCHIFYDKRCIEILDGKTKWSGMDEESDLVDDYGNKKSE; encoded by the exons ATGCCAGCTAAGGGATTGTCAATCCCCAAACCCAATGTCTCCAGTGCGTCGTCTGAGCGCCCCATGGAGAGTGAGGAATGGAAACGACGTCCTCCATATCTGATTCAATCCCCTGAGGAGTTTGGTCCGGTGAAATGGCAAGCCAAATGCCAGTGTGGTCAAGTCACCTATAAGATTAGTCGAGAAAAGCCGCTGAAGGCCAAGTACTGTCATTGTCGAGGTTGCCAAGTCATGCATG GAGCTCCTTTCCAATGGGCTGCAATTTTCCACAAGTCTGATCTGACATTCGACAGGGGGGCCCATGGTCTCTCATTCTATTCTTCCGCTCACAGTACGAGAGAATACGAAGTCCCAACGAAGGTATCATGTTCATTCTGTCGGACTCCCATCATGGACGAAGGGCGAAATGTATGCCTCATTTTCCCAGAAGCTATTGTCGCTGGTGATTCGGACAAAGAGCGCCAGGGGTGGAGGGAGGCTTTCGCACCTGA TTGTCATATTTTCTACGACAAACGTTGCATAGAAATTCTAGATGGCAAAACTAAGTGGTCagggatggatgaagagagtgATCTCGTGGACGACTATGGTAATAAGAAATCAGAATGA